From Poecile atricapillus isolate bPoeAtr1 chromosome 11, bPoeAtr1.hap1, whole genome shotgun sequence, one genomic window encodes:
- the FSD2 gene encoding fibronectin type III and SPRY domain-containing protein 2, producing MSSRSGSTRDYETSSQSHEHSASPPVPESSDTETEGLIFYHMDLYGSKERFDIFPEELSGRGDRSLGDMRRESALSSEKVQHPQEVGYDLEKEVAELAKMYGLDEDREKELELLGGCLEKVESRWPPARTEKAGSQGSIFNTSKSSSSVEDPSQSTKQQGLPDEASQGENQSKARADDEAESNIWSREGLSSGGMSDEWNSQAVSEEEEEEEEAADVFCSTCKIPIRAFDKLFGEHKDHEVAQLPSALESEKEEIHKNMCKLEEQIAQMENVASHLEEIFITVEENFGRQEQNFEVHYNDAVQVLAQKYEEQLEALGEEKRQKLEALYEQLVNCGKHLDICKELTDETQELFLENDKAEFMKAAVTMVDRLEEFLKKEVDLELSTLPDFEERVIDVSEVEQLMNSINAIPAPCAPVINPQAPNAATGTSLRVCWGLFSDDTVDCYQLCYKPVSNEGHSDGQAEHTLKVKETYCSVTDLLPNTQYEFWVSALNASGISPPSERAVYVTAPSPPTIKNKKIRSCENAALVCWESRDVNPVDSYTVELSKLTDEENDDIITESIVGIPNCEVLIHLQPTQKYYICVRAQNLGGSSERSEPVLIHTTGTCFYLNEDTAHPLLAILDDGFTISCDELENPECDLPVYDNSFTRCIAILGSLIPFPGKHYWEVEVEEDTEYRTGVAFENTPRHGYLGANNSSWCMRHIITPSRHKYEFLHSGMTPDIRITIPPRRIGILLDYENCRLSFFNADIAQHLHTFNSHFQHYVHPCFALETPGILRIHTGITAPPWTALP from the exons ATGTCATCCAGATCTGGCAGCACGAGAGACTATGAGACTAGCAGCCAGTCACACGAACATTCAGCTTCCCCACCAGTCCCAGAGTCTAGTGACACTGAGACTGAAGGTTTGATATTTTATCACATGGATCTTTATGGATCAAAGGAGAGGTTTGATATCTTTCCTGAAGAGCTCTCTGGTCGAGGAGACAGATCTCTGGGGGACATGAGAAGGGAATCTGCATTGAGTAGTGAAAAAGTTCAGCACCCACAAGAAGTTGGCTATGACTTGGAAAAGGAGGTTGCAGAGTTGGCTAAGATGTATGGACTTGATGAGGATAGAGAAAAAGAGCTTGAGCTTCTTGGAGGATGTCTGGAGAAGGTGGAGAGCAGATGGCCACCTGCTCGCACAGAAAAAGCAGGATCACAAGGCTCCATATTTAATACATCAAAAAGCAGCTCTTCAGTGGAAGATCCAAGTCAAAGCACAAAGCAACAAGGACTTCCTGATGAGGCTTCTCAAGGTGAAAATCAGAGCAAAGCCAGAGCAGATGATGAGGCTGAAAGCAACATATGGTCCAGAGAGGGGTTAAGCAGTGGCGGCATGTCAGATGAGTGGAATAGTCAGGCTGtcagtgaggaggaggaggaagaggaagaagcagcagatgTTTTTTGTTCTACCTGTAAGATACCAATCCGAGCTTTTGACAAACTATTTGGTGAACACAAGGATCACGAGGTTGCTCAGCTCCCCAGTGCCCTGGAAAGTGAAAAG GAGGAGATCCATAAAAACATGTGCAAGTTGGAAGAACAGATTGCTCAGATGGAAAATGTTGCCAGCCATTTGGAGGAAATCTTCATCACTGTAGAG GAAAATTTTGGAAGGCAGGAGCAGAACTTTGAGGTGCATTACAACGATGCAGTGCAAGTGCTTGCTCAGAAGTATGAAGAGCAGCTGGAAGCACTGGGAGAAGAGAAAAGGCAGAAGCTGGAAGCTCTGTATGAGCAGCTGGTCAATTGTGGGAAACATCTTGACATCTGCAAGGAGCTGACAGATGAAACCCAGGAGCTTTTCCTGGAAAATGACAAAGCTGAATTTATGAAG gcAGCAGTAACCATGGTTGACAG ACTGGAAGAATTCTTAAAGAAAGAAGTAGATTTAGAGCTTTCAACACTGCCAGACTTTGAAGAACGGGTCATAGATGTCTCTGAAGTTGAACAACTAATGAACTCCATTAATGCTATTCCAG ctccttgtGCCCCTGTGATCAATCCCCAGGCTCCCAATGCAGCAACTGGCACTTCACTAAGAGTTTGCTGGGGCCTCTTCTCAGATGACACTGTGGACTGCTACCAGCTGTGCTACAAACCAGTGAGCAATGAGGGGCACAGTGATGGGCAAGCAG AGCATACACTAAAAGTCAAAGAAACATACTGCAGCGTTACTGATCTGTTGCCAAATACACAGTATGAATTTTGGGTCAGTGCTTTAAATGCCTCCGGTATCAGTCCACCAAGTGAAAGAGCAGTTTATGTAacag CTCCTTCACCACCTAccataaagaataaaaagatcCGAAGCTGTGAAAATGCAGCACTGGTGTGCTGGGAATCCAGAGACGTTAATCCTGTTGATTCCTACACGGTTGAATTGTCCAAGctgacagatgaagaaaatgaTGATATTATTACTGA ATCTATTGTTGGGATCCCTAACTGTGAAGTCCTAATTCACCTCCAGCCAACACAGAAGTATTACATCTGTGTCAGAGCCCAAAACCTGGGTGGCTCCAGTGAAAGAAGTGAACCTGTCCTGATACACACCACAG GCACCTGCTTCTACCTTAATGAGGACACAGCCCATCCTTTACTAGCAATTCTAGATGATGGATTTACCATTTCATGTGATGAACTGGAAAACCCAGAGTGTGATCTGCCTGTCTATGATAACAGCTTTACAAG ATGTATTGCAATCCTTGGCAGTCTGATCCCATTTCCAGGAAAGCATTACTGGGAGGTGGAAGTTGAGGAAGATACAGAGTACAGAACTGGTGTGGCCTTTGAGAATACTCCGAGACATGGTTACCTGGGGGCAAACAACTCATCCTGGTGCATGAGGCACATCATCACACCCTCAAG GCACAAGTATGAATTCCTGCACAGCGGGATGACACCTGACATCAGAATTACTATTCCCCCCAGAAGGATTGGCATCCTGCTGGACTATGAGAACTGCAGACTGTCATTTTTCAATGCAGATATTGCCCAGCACCTTCACACATTCAACTCACACTTCCAGCATTATGTCCACCCTTGCTTTGCACTGGAAACACCTGGTATCTTAAGGATACATACTGGAATTACAGCACCCCCATGGACTGCCCTGCCATAA